A genomic window from bacterium includes:
- the hisS gene encoding histidine--tRNA ligase, with protein sequence MDVKAPRGMQDVLPGETARWQHVEGVLRDIARRYGYREIRTPVVEHTEVFQRGVGAGTDIVEKEMYTFLDRGGRSLSLRAEGTAPVMRAFLEHNLGAGGLPVRVYYICPIFRYDRPQAGRYRQHTQFGAEIIGSAEPAADAEVLSLAVRGLETLGLTDVALHLNSVGDPVCRPRYLEALRHYFRPHLEELCEDCRRRFEIAPLRLLDCKKEHDRRIAAGAPRMLDYLCDACRAHFDGVQAHLGAMGITYRVDPGIVRGLDYYTRTAAEVFSGKIGAQNAMFGGGRYDGLAEQLGGRPSPGVGFGMGVERVLLVLEQEGVGVPVDAAPDLFIATGASEDPARALSVAAHALADRLRRAGLVADADAMGRSLTAQMRHANRVGARFVLILDGTRLPLRDMGTKEEVALAADPAEAGAVAHGDEAAMERIVRAVTARVGPRAAGKERG encoded by the coding sequence ATGGACGTCAAGGCGCCGCGGGGAATGCAGGACGTTCTGCCCGGCGAGACCGCCCGGTGGCAGCACGTCGAGGGCGTGCTGCGGGACATCGCCCGGCGCTACGGATATCGCGAGATCCGGACGCCCGTCGTGGAGCACACCGAGGTGTTCCAGCGTGGCGTGGGTGCGGGCACCGACATCGTCGAAAAGGAGATGTACACGTTCCTCGACCGCGGTGGGCGCAGTCTGTCGCTGCGGGCGGAAGGGACCGCTCCCGTCATGCGCGCGTTCCTCGAGCACAACCTGGGGGCCGGCGGCCTGCCGGTGCGCGTGTACTACATCTGCCCGATCTTCCGGTACGATCGGCCGCAGGCCGGCCGCTACCGCCAGCACACCCAGTTCGGCGCGGAGATTATTGGCAGCGCGGAGCCCGCAGCGGACGCCGAGGTGCTGAGCCTCGCGGTCCGGGGTCTGGAGACGCTCGGCCTCACCGACGTCGCGTTGCACCTGAACAGCGTGGGCGATCCCGTCTGCCGTCCGCGCTATCTGGAGGCGCTGCGGCACTACTTCCGGCCACATCTTGAGGAGCTGTGCGAGGACTGTCGGCGGCGCTTCGAGATCGCGCCGCTCCGCCTGCTCGACTGCAAAAAGGAGCACGACCGGCGGATCGCGGCGGGAGCGCCGAGGATGCTCGATTACCTCTGCGACGCGTGTCGCGCGCACTTCGACGGCGTGCAGGCGCATCTCGGCGCGATGGGTATCACGTACCGCGTGGACCCCGGGATCGTGCGTGGGCTGGACTACTACACGCGCACCGCCGCGGAGGTGTTTTCCGGCAAGATCGGCGCCCAGAACGCGATGTTCGGCGGCGGCCGCTACGATGGGCTGGCCGAACAACTCGGCGGACGGCCGAGTCCGGGCGTGGGGTTCGGCATGGGCGTGGAGCGCGTGCTCCTGGTGCTGGAGCAGGAGGGCGTCGGCGTGCCGGTCGACGCGGCGCCCGATCTGTTCATCGCGACGGGCGCGTCGGAGGATCCCGCGCGCGCGCTGAGCGTGGCGGCTCACGCGCTCGCCGATCGGCTGCGGCGGGCTGGGCTTGTCGCGGACGCAGACGCGATGGGACGCAGCCTGACCGCGCAGATGCGGCACGCAAACCGCGTCGGTGCCCGTTTCGTGCTGATCCTGGATGGAACGCGGCTGCCGCTGCGCGACATGGGCACAAAAGAAGAGGTGGCGCTCGCGGCCGACCCCGCGGAGGCCGGGGCCGTGGCGCACGGGGACGAGGCCGCGATGGAACGGATCGTGCGCGCGGTGACCGCGCGCGTCGGGCCTCGCGCGGCGGGGAAGGAGCGAGGATGA
- the dtd gene encoding D-aminoacyl-tRNA deacylase, with translation MRALVQRVCRAAVYVVDDGTGTPSGEPVGRVGSGFVVLLGVRVGDTPQDAETLAGRVAGLRVFADDAGRMNRSILDVGGEVLSIPQFTLYADTRHGRRPSFVDAAPPEQAEPLYLRFNACLAAAGVPVVTGRFRAHMNVEIHNDGPVTILLEAPTGP, from the coding sequence ATGCGGGCCTTGGTGCAGCGCGTCTGCCGCGCGGCGGTGTACGTCGTCGATGACGGAACGGGGACACCGAGCGGCGAACCGGTGGGGCGCGTCGGGTCCGGGTTCGTCGTGCTGCTCGGCGTGCGCGTGGGCGACACGCCGCAGGACGCGGAGACGCTGGCCGGTCGCGTCGCCGGGCTGCGCGTGTTCGCCGACGACGCGGGGCGAATGAACCGGTCCATCCTCGATGTGGGAGGAGAGGTGCTCAGCATTCCGCAGTTTACACTGTACGCCGACACGCGCCACGGCCGCCGGCCGAGTTTCGTCGACGCCGCACCGCCCGAGCAGGCGGAGCCCCTGTACCTGCGGTTCAATGCGTGCCTCGCCGCGGCCGGCGTGCCCGTTGTCACCGGGCGGTTTCGGGCGCACATGAACGTGGAGATTCACAACGACGGTCCGGTGACGATCCTGCTCGAGGCGCCAACCGGTCCATGA
- a CDS encoding aminotransferase class V-fold PLP-dependent enzyme — protein sequence MTGPARPEPIEAVRSWAAYRDEFPVFTRATYLNTCSLGALGSRVRAAVERFLDLWSESGASAWYGPWWQELDALRASVARLLGADAEEIALAPSISGALAAVSSCFDYRARPRVVVADIDFPTVAYQWLARAAHGAEVTFVRSPDGLGAPLEAFERAIDSRTQLVATSHVYFQSGVVQDIAALARLAHARGAYLLVDAYQSVGQLPTDVRAADVDFLMAGGLKWLLGGPGIAYLYARRDLLPRLRPAVSGWFAHREQFAFDTQHLEYADTARRLEAGTPSLAAVYAGRAGLEYVHEIGVERIRARQIELTSALADGLVGLGLRPRLRGAAAAHAGIVTVPVEDPPAAVAALRGDGVIIDSRPGVIRLSPYFYNTLQDIERTLASLRTHLR from the coding sequence ATGACGGGGCCTGCGCGTCCCGAGCCGATCGAGGCCGTCCGGTCGTGGGCGGCGTATCGGGACGAGTTCCCGGTGTTCACCCGGGCGACGTATCTCAACACCTGCTCGCTCGGCGCACTTGGGAGCCGCGTGCGCGCCGCCGTCGAGCGGTTCCTGGACCTGTGGAGCGAGTCGGGCGCGTCGGCGTGGTACGGCCCGTGGTGGCAGGAGCTCGACGCGCTCCGGGCGTCGGTCGCGCGGCTGCTGGGCGCCGACGCGGAGGAGATCGCGCTAGCCCCGTCGATCAGCGGGGCGCTTGCCGCGGTGTCGAGCTGCTTCGACTACCGCGCGCGTCCGCGGGTGGTCGTCGCGGACATCGACTTTCCGACCGTGGCGTATCAGTGGCTCGCTCGCGCGGCTCACGGCGCGGAAGTGACGTTCGTGCGGAGCCCCGACGGGCTGGGGGCGCCGCTCGAGGCGTTCGAGCGCGCGATCGATAGCCGGACGCAGCTCGTCGCAACCTCGCACGTTTACTTTCAAAGCGGCGTCGTGCAGGACATCGCGGCGCTGGCGCGCCTCGCGCACGCTCGCGGCGCCTACCTGCTCGTGGACGCGTATCAGTCGGTCGGGCAGCTCCCCACCGACGTGCGCGCCGCCGACGTGGACTTCTTGATGGCGGGCGGGCTCAAGTGGCTGCTGGGGGGGCCGGGCATCGCATATCTCTACGCTCGGCGGGATCTCCTGCCGAGACTGCGTCCGGCGGTGTCGGGATGGTTTGCCCACCGGGAGCAGTTCGCGTTCGACACCCAACACCTCGAGTACGCGGACACCGCGCGCCGGCTCGAGGCCGGCACGCCGTCCCTCGCGGCGGTGTATGCGGGGCGCGCCGGGCTCGAGTACGTGCACGAGATCGGTGTGGAACGCATCCGCGCGCGTCAGATCGAGTTGACGTCGGCGCTGGCGGACGGGCTCGTCGGGTTGGGGCTGCGGCCACGCCTGCGCGGGGCCGCGGCCGCGCACGCGGGGATCGTGACCGTGCCGGTCGAGGATCCACCGGCGGCGGTCGCCGCGTTGCGCGGTGATGGCGTGATCATCGATTCCCGCCCCGGGGTGATCCGGCTCTCGCCGTACTTCTACAACACGCTCCAGGACATCGAGCGCACACTCGCGTCGCTGCGGACGCACTTGCGGTAG
- a CDS encoding aminotransferase class I/II-fold pyridoxal phosphate-dependent enzyme, whose product MIQTASRVAVFTESVIREMTRLAAEHGGINLAQGFPDFPAPAELVEAAGRALADGYNQYAITWGSPRLRRALAEKVRWFNGIEADPERNITVTCGATEAMMATLLATVNPGDEVVVFEPFYENYGPDAKLSGAVPRFVRIRLEPGFPFDPDELRNAIGPRTKAIIVTTPHNPTGKVFTRAELELIADQCRRHDLLAITDEVYEHIVYDGAEHVSLATLPGMAERTVIVNSISKSYSVTGWRVGWAIAPAPIADGIRKVHDFLTVGAAAPLQEAAVVALGFPRDYYRRLAEMYQRKRDTLLEILHGAGFPCLVPAGAYYIICDISGFGFADDYAFTMHLIKDVGVAPVPGSSFFHDPAHGKDYVRFAFPKREETFDEVRTRLRRLGPGAGSARAATTARRAGG is encoded by the coding sequence ATGATCCAGACGGCGTCGCGCGTGGCGGTGTTCACGGAATCGGTGATTCGGGAGATGACCCGGTTGGCCGCGGAGCACGGCGGCATCAACCTGGCCCAGGGGTTCCCGGATTTCCCCGCCCCGGCGGAGCTGGTGGAGGCGGCCGGTCGTGCGCTCGCCGACGGGTACAACCAGTACGCGATCACGTGGGGCTCCCCGCGGCTGCGGCGGGCGCTCGCGGAGAAGGTGCGCTGGTTCAACGGGATCGAGGCCGACCCCGAGCGCAACATCACGGTCACGTGCGGCGCGACCGAGGCGATGATGGCGACGCTGCTCGCCACCGTGAACCCGGGCGACGAGGTCGTGGTGTTCGAGCCGTTCTACGAGAACTACGGCCCGGACGCGAAGCTGTCCGGCGCCGTGCCCCGCTTCGTCCGGATCCGCCTCGAGCCGGGGTTCCCCTTCGACCCCGACGAGTTGCGCAACGCGATCGGGCCCCGCACGAAGGCGATCATCGTGACGACGCCGCACAATCCAACCGGCAAGGTGTTCACGCGCGCGGAGCTGGAGTTGATCGCCGACCAGTGCCGCCGGCACGACCTGCTGGCGATCACGGACGAGGTCTACGAGCACATCGTCTACGACGGCGCGGAACACGTGAGCCTGGCGACGCTGCCGGGGATGGCCGAGCGGACCGTGATCGTGAACAGCATCTCGAAGAGCTACAGCGTGACCGGGTGGCGCGTCGGGTGGGCGATCGCGCCCGCGCCGATCGCGGACGGGATCCGCAAGGTGCACGATTTCCTCACCGTGGGCGCGGCGGCACCGCTGCAGGAGGCGGCGGTGGTCGCGCTCGGCTTCCCGCGGGATTACTACCGGCGTCTCGCGGAGATGTACCAGCGGAAGCGCGACACTCTGCTTGAGATCCTCCACGGCGCCGGATTCCCGTGTCTCGTCCCGGCGGGCGCCTACTACATCATCTGCGACATCAGCGGGTTTGGGTTTGCGGACGACTACGCCTTCACGATGCACCTGATCAAGGACGTCGGCGTCGCGCCCGTGCCGGGGTCGTCGTTCTTCCACGATCCCGCGCACGGCAAGGACTACGTGCGGTTCGCGTTCCCCAAGCGCGAGGAGACGTTCGACGAGGTGCGGACGCGCCTCCGGCGGCTCGGCCCCGGCGCGGGGTCCGCGCGCGCGGCCACCACCGCGCGTCGTGCCGGCGGATGA
- a CDS encoding bifunctional (p)ppGpp synthetase/guanosine-3',5'-bis(diphosphate) 3'-pyrophosphohydrolase: MSAEQPGGAKAPGPADVVAGAMKRLHLVRGNAEEALPEDAEALLRHVRETIPHADRDLIRRAYLFAEAAHAGQTRASNEPYVHHAVAVADILVGLRLDSATIAAALLHDVPEDTAHPIEEIKAKFGPEIAGLVDGVTKLGRIEWKTREERQAENLRKMFLAMASDIRIILIKLADRVHNMRTIEFLPEWKQKRTARETLEIYAPLTERLGIGSIKRELEDRAFRVLEPGAHTEIAGQLERSSQEQDALLARVVATLHTELGRAGIRVDRGAITARPKHVYSIYQKMQRPKYQGQGVGRIYDRLAVRVVVNDVRECYETLGIVHALWKPIPGEVDDYIANPKTSGYQSLHTAVLYEGQPLEIQIRTQQMHRVAEHGIAAHWRYKEGGGKGEPAFEQKLSWLRQLLEWHQELQDAREFMHSVKIDLFQNEVFVFTPKGDVIDLPSGATPVDFAFRVHTDVGYHTTGARVNGRLVPLSHPLQSGDIVEVVTNKNSAGPSRDWLAFVQTSNARTKIRQWFKRERRDENIVRGKEVLEKELRRGGSVAALMKPDRLREVAARFSLPNEDELYAALGNGDVSLLHVVQALRGAPAVEEEQAPLPPAAPPAATTARGIRVRGVDNVLMRFGRCCSPLPGDRVVGYITRGRGVSIHRADCPNIQFLRSQPERLLEVEWEASPDGTYKVEIEVEALDRVGMLKDILGAITETKTNLVSVNARVRKDKVAVVSIVADIGNVTQLTAVMHRIGRVKDVYNVERVVPH; this comes from the coding sequence ATGAGCGCGGAACAGCCAGGCGGCGCGAAAGCACCGGGCCCGGCGGATGTCGTGGCCGGAGCGATGAAGCGCCTCCACCTCGTCCGCGGGAACGCCGAGGAGGCGCTGCCGGAGGATGCGGAGGCGCTGCTGCGCCACGTCCGTGAGACGATCCCGCACGCCGACCGCGACCTGATCCGTCGCGCGTATCTGTTCGCGGAGGCCGCCCACGCCGGGCAGACCCGGGCCTCCAACGAGCCGTACGTGCATCATGCCGTGGCGGTGGCCGACATCCTGGTCGGCTTGCGCCTGGACTCCGCGACGATCGCCGCGGCGCTGCTGCACGACGTCCCTGAGGACACCGCCCATCCGATCGAGGAGATCAAGGCGAAGTTCGGGCCGGAGATCGCCGGGCTCGTGGACGGCGTAACGAAACTCGGCCGCATCGAATGGAAGACCCGCGAGGAACGGCAAGCCGAGAATCTCCGGAAGATGTTTCTCGCGATGGCCAGCGACATCCGCATCATCCTGATCAAGCTCGCCGACCGCGTGCACAACATGCGGACGATCGAGTTCCTCCCCGAGTGGAAGCAGAAGCGGACGGCCCGGGAGACGCTCGAGATCTACGCGCCGCTGACCGAGCGGCTGGGGATCGGCAGCATCAAACGCGAGCTGGAGGACCGCGCATTCCGGGTGCTCGAGCCGGGGGCGCACACAGAGATCGCGGGGCAGCTCGAACGCAGCAGCCAGGAACAGGACGCGCTGCTGGCGCGCGTCGTCGCGACGCTGCACACCGAGCTGGGCCGGGCCGGGATCCGCGTGGATCGCGGCGCGATCACGGCGCGCCCGAAGCACGTCTACAGCATCTACCAGAAGATGCAGCGTCCCAAGTACCAGGGGCAGGGCGTCGGGCGGATCTACGACCGGCTCGCCGTGCGCGTGGTGGTGAACGACGTCCGGGAGTGCTACGAGACGCTCGGGATCGTGCACGCGCTGTGGAAGCCCATCCCCGGCGAGGTCGACGACTACATCGCGAACCCCAAGACGAGCGGCTATCAGTCGCTTCACACCGCGGTCCTGTACGAGGGCCAACCGCTCGAGATTCAGATTCGCACGCAGCAGATGCACCGGGTGGCCGAGCACGGCATCGCCGCGCACTGGCGGTACAAGGAGGGCGGCGGTAAGGGCGAGCCGGCGTTCGAGCAAAAGCTCTCGTGGCTGCGTCAACTGCTGGAGTGGCACCAGGAGCTCCAGGACGCGCGCGAGTTCATGCACTCCGTCAAGATCGACCTGTTCCAGAACGAGGTGTTCGTCTTCACCCCGAAGGGGGACGTGATTGATCTCCCCTCCGGAGCGACGCCGGTGGACTTCGCGTTCCGGGTGCACACCGACGTTGGCTACCACACGACCGGCGCGCGGGTCAACGGGCGCCTCGTGCCGCTGAGTCACCCGCTGCAGTCCGGCGACATCGTCGAGGTCGTCACCAACAAGAACAGCGCCGGTCCCAGCCGCGATTGGCTGGCGTTCGTGCAGACGAGCAACGCGCGCACGAAGATCCGGCAGTGGTTCAAGCGGGAGCGCCGCGACGAGAACATCGTGCGCGGCAAAGAGGTGCTGGAGAAGGAACTGCGCCGCGGCGGGAGCGTCGCCGCGCTGATGAAGCCTGACCGCCTGCGCGAGGTGGCCGCCCGGTTCAGCCTGCCGAACGAGGACGAGCTGTACGCCGCGCTCGGCAACGGCGACGTCTCGCTGCTGCACGTCGTCCAGGCGCTCCGCGGCGCGCCCGCGGTCGAGGAGGAGCAGGCGCCGCTCCCGCCGGCGGCGCCGCCGGCGGCGACCACCGCGCGCGGGATCCGGGTGCGGGGCGTGGATAACGTCCTGATGCGCTTCGGGCGCTGCTGCAGTCCGTTGCCGGGTGACCGCGTCGTCGGGTACATCACACGTGGGCGGGGCGTGAGCATTCACCGCGCGGACTGTCCGAACATCCAGTTTCTGCGGTCGCAGCCGGAGCGGCTGCTCGAGGTCGAGTGGGAGGCGTCGCCGGACGGCACCTACAAGGTGGAGATCGAGGTGGAGGCGCTGGACCGCGTCGGCATGCTCAAGGACATCCTCGGGGCGATCACCGAGACGAAGACCAATCTCGTGTCGGTCAACGCCCGCGTGCGGAAGGATAAGGTGGCGGTCGTCAGCATCGTCGCGGACATCGGGAACGTGACGCAGTTGACGGCCGTGATGCATCGGATCGGACGGGTGAAGGACGTCTACAACGTCGAGCGGGTGGTGCCCCACTGA
- the recJ gene encoding single-stranded-DNA-specific exonuclease RecJ, translating into MAVANKTSWVVAPPDPEAEAFARAVGVPPIVGGILRRRGIVTVPAARDFLNPSLDGLSDPLTVPGMADATERLARALEAGEPLAVHGDYDVDGICATAILVRTLRGLGADPLWYVPHRTRDGYGLGVRAVEELAAQGARVLIAADCGITAVEAVARARALGLDVVVVDHHMPGSERPAAVIVAPDAHGGAADEGRTDAPCAAGLAFLLAWALRRRVAGRGAPVDLAALAALGTIADVVPLRGANRRLAAGGLAQLRAAPAEGLKALLEIAGITGPVEAWHVGWQLGPRLNAPGRLGDPTPALRLLLTDDPVEARALAQTLDEANRERQAVLEHVLAEALAQVGPEPDGAALVVAGEGWHPGVVGLVAGRLAEQYGRPAVAVALAGGTGRGSARSVEGFHLVEALGACRAHLRGFGGHAMAAGLSIDGAEIDGFRRAFLEVAAERAPARAAPLDVDAELALPDVTVALVTALDALAPFGPGNPQPVLAVRAVRAVTRRLVGDGAHLRMGVTDGSVFAETIGFSMAALGEVLSFTDASVDLAFVPELDRFEPGRVRLRLRALEVPGLDPATVLSDTGLLVDRLFRRADDYLDRPEDDRENAPEFYTKVAGVTFDDRQTVIATLVQGDPLSLRREPANPYDPHAVRVATADGRMVGYLSARVAGRIAPGMDAGGRYRATVSAVTGGGDRTLGVNLYVQREDGEPTAFGASSRRAWRALDRDAAIARLPIYVNGGRPLRPAQAEALAEIARGRSVVLAASPGRGWVTVIAGAAAVAAGGELGALVVEPLWCDAVRRGEQLAAQLGGLGLRVQPVHGLLGIGQRDRALAALRAGAADVVVASVEAAREGTLVAPWVDRATVTVLDGVSLADVATLPPTILRRTTLTIGEPTEAAALVRGRPGVPLLRDDPARPLVRFEDRRDAADPDAVVEEVVNVGEKTVVYTASPEGCVRLATRLRERAGADARIGYLHEGLPGRVRHVVARAFEEGRLRVLVTTMLHEEAVPHDLRRAVLASFPSGRRELLAACATVGLDRRPSTVTLAFGAGCREVRRRAIEIRSPGRDLLVRIYRALREWRGGDPIAWPDEETWARVRAAVPEAARATVGAACAVFEEVGLAVRESVGSGWSVRLVPADARRDLNVSLRFREGVRERAAFDAFAAWVERAAPAEIQRAARA; encoded by the coding sequence ATGGCCGTCGCCAACAAAACCTCCTGGGTGGTGGCGCCTCCCGATCCCGAGGCGGAGGCGTTCGCGCGCGCGGTCGGCGTGCCGCCGATCGTTGGCGGGATCCTCCGGCGCCGCGGGATCGTCACCGTTCCGGCGGCGCGCGATTTTCTCAACCCCTCCCTTGACGGTCTCTCCGACCCGCTGACGGTTCCGGGCATGGCGGACGCGACGGAGCGGCTCGCCCGCGCGCTCGAGGCGGGGGAGCCGCTGGCGGTGCACGGTGACTACGACGTGGACGGCATCTGCGCGACCGCGATTCTCGTGCGCACCCTGCGCGGCCTCGGCGCGGACCCGTTGTGGTACGTGCCGCACCGGACGCGGGACGGGTACGGTCTCGGCGTGCGCGCCGTGGAGGAACTCGCGGCCCAGGGCGCCCGCGTGTTGATCGCGGCGGACTGCGGCATTACCGCGGTGGAGGCGGTCGCCCGCGCCAGGGCGTTGGGGCTCGACGTCGTGGTCGTGGACCACCACATGCCCGGGTCCGAGCGGCCGGCCGCCGTGATCGTGGCGCCCGACGCCCACGGCGGTGCGGCGGACGAGGGGCGCACGGACGCGCCCTGCGCGGCCGGCCTCGCGTTCCTGCTCGCGTGGGCGCTGCGTCGGCGCGTCGCGGGGCGCGGGGCGCCGGTAGACCTCGCGGCCCTCGCCGCGCTCGGCACGATCGCCGACGTCGTGCCCCTGCGCGGCGCCAATCGACGGCTGGCCGCGGGCGGGCTCGCGCAACTGCGCGCCGCGCCGGCCGAGGGTCTCAAAGCCCTCCTGGAGATCGCGGGAATCACGGGGCCGGTGGAGGCGTGGCACGTCGGCTGGCAGCTCGGCCCCCGGCTCAACGCGCCGGGCCGGCTCGGTGATCCGACGCCCGCCCTGCGCCTGTTGCTCACGGACGATCCTGTGGAGGCACGAGCGCTGGCGCAGACCCTCGACGAGGCCAACCGCGAGCGGCAGGCCGTCCTCGAGCACGTGTTGGCAGAGGCGCTCGCGCAGGTCGGGCCCGAACCTGATGGGGCGGCGCTCGTGGTCGCCGGCGAGGGGTGGCATCCGGGGGTCGTCGGGCTCGTCGCCGGGCGGCTGGCGGAGCAGTACGGCCGCCCGGCAGTGGCCGTGGCGCTTGCGGGCGGAACCGGCCGGGGCTCGGCGCGCAGCGTCGAGGGATTTCACCTGGTGGAGGCGCTCGGCGCCTGCCGCGCCCACCTGCGCGGGTTCGGTGGGCACGCGATGGCCGCGGGACTGTCGATCGACGGCGCCGAGATCGACGGATTTCGCCGCGCGTTCCTGGAGGTGGCCGCAGAGCGTGCGCCCGCGCGGGCGGCGCCGCTCGACGTTGATGCCGAACTCGCGCTCCCGGACGTGACCGTAGCCCTCGTGACCGCGCTGGACGCCCTCGCGCCGTTCGGGCCGGGCAATCCCCAACCGGTGCTCGCGGTGCGGGCCGTCCGCGCGGTGACGCGGCGGCTCGTGGGAGACGGCGCGCACCTGCGCATGGGCGTCACGGACGGGTCGGTGTTCGCTGAGACGATTGGGTTCTCGATGGCGGCGCTCGGCGAGGTGCTGAGCTTCACCGACGCCTCGGTGGACCTAGCGTTCGTGCCGGAGCTCGATCGGTTCGAGCCGGGACGGGTTCGCCTCCGGCTGCGCGCGTTGGAGGTTCCGGGCCTCGATCCGGCGACGGTGCTGTCGGATACGGGCCTGCTCGTGGATCGGCTGTTTCGGCGGGCGGACGACTATCTCGACCGACCCGAGGACGACCGCGAGAACGCGCCGGAATTCTACACCAAGGTCGCCGGGGTGACGTTCGACGATCGTCAGACGGTGATCGCCACGCTTGTGCAGGGCGATCCGCTGTCGCTCCGACGCGAGCCTGCGAACCCGTACGACCCGCACGCCGTCCGCGTCGCGACCGCGGACGGCCGCATGGTGGGCTATCTCAGTGCGCGCGTCGCCGGGCGGATCGCGCCCGGGATGGACGCGGGCGGGCGGTACCGGGCGACGGTGTCTGCGGTCACGGGCGGCGGGGACCGCACGCTCGGCGTGAACCTCTACGTTCAGCGCGAGGACGGCGAGCCCACCGCATTCGGCGCCTCGTCCCGGCGGGCGTGGCGCGCGCTGGACCGGGACGCGGCGATCGCGCGGTTGCCGATCTACGTCAACGGCGGACGCCCCCTGCGGCCCGCCCAGGCTGAGGCGCTGGCCGAGATCGCCCGGGGCCGTTCGGTCGTGCTCGCGGCGTCCCCGGGGCGAGGATGGGTCACGGTGATCGCCGGAGCCGCCGCGGTGGCGGCGGGCGGTGAACTGGGCGCGCTCGTGGTTGAACCGCTGTGGTGCGACGCCGTCCGCCGCGGCGAACAGTTGGCGGCCCAGCTCGGCGGGCTCGGCCTCCGGGTGCAACCGGTGCACGGCCTGCTCGGCATCGGACAGCGGGATCGGGCGCTGGCCGCGCTCCGCGCGGGGGCCGCGGATGTTGTGGTCGCGAGCGTGGAAGCGGCACGCGAGGGAACGTTGGTGGCGCCGTGGGTCGACCGGGCGACGGTGACCGTGCTCGACGGCGTCTCCCTCGCGGATGTCGCGACGTTGCCGCCGACGATCCTGCGCCGCACTACGCTGACCATCGGTGAGCCGACGGAGGCCGCCGCACTGGTGCGCGGCCGACCCGGTGTGCCGCTGCTGCGGGACGATCCCGCGCGCCCGCTCGTGCGCTTCGAGGACCGGCGGGACGCCGCCGACCCGGACGCCGTGGTAGAGGAAGTGGTCAACGTAGGCGAGAAAACCGTCGTTTATACTGCGTCGCCCGAGGGATGCGTGCGCCTGGCGACTCGCCTGCGGGAACGGGCGGGCGCGGACGCGCGGATCGGGTACCTGCATGAGGGCCTGCCGGGGCGGGTGCGACACGTGGTGGCGCGGGCGTTCGAGGAGGGACGGCTCAGGGTGCTTGTGACGACGATGCTGCACGAGGAGGCGGTGCCGCACGATCTGCGGCGGGCCGTCTTGGCGTCGTTTCCGAGCGGGCGCCGTGAGTTGCTCGCCGCCTGTGCCACGGTGGGGCTGGACCGGCGTCCATCCACGGTGACGCTCGCGTTCGGCGCCGGCTGCCGGGAGGTACGGCGCCGGGCGATCGAGATCCGGTCTCCCGGCCGCGACCTGCTGGTCCGGATCTACCGCGCGCTTCGCGAGTGGCGTGGGGGCGACCCCATTGCCTGGCCGGACGAGGAGACCTGGGCGCGCGTCCGCGCCGCGGTCCCCGAGGCCGCGCGCGCGACGGTGGGCGCGGCCTGCGCGGTGTTCGAGGAGGTCGGGCTGGCCGTGCGCGAGAGCGTCGGGTCGGGGTGGTCGGTGCGATTGGTGCCCGCGGACGCGCGGCGTGACCTCAACGTCTCGTTGCGGTTTCGCGAGGGCGTCCGCGAGCGTGCGGCGTTCGATGCGTTCGCCGCGTGGGTGGAGCGGGCCGCGCCGGCGGAGATCCAACGCGCGGCGCGCGCATAG